The genomic DNA ccgcccccaatgAGCAGCCACCGCCAGTACCCGCCTCTGATAACGGGTTTTCTGCCTGAGCTGCAGCTGTCTTGACTTTTAAATAGAAACAATTTTCAAATTACTGCTAAGTGTCGGGGTTGGGCAAGAGGAATTATGGGTAATGCAGAATATCAGTGAGACTTTTTATCTTAAGCTGTGACCGAATTCCCCCCACTCACTATACAGAGCGTTCTCCATTTTCCAGTGCTGTCCcaatctactattccaaaatcgagtcaactagaaatttcccagaagtctttgtaaaaaactagcatgcatcgataatcactagattagtgaatatagaccacaatgcattgcggttgaacaattttgaacaaaaaatgtgtttaaatgtagttttttaataaaccacattttgactttgtggaatcggtgacgtcatatccgacgtttggaaaaacaaaaaataaagtagtaaGCGTGGAGTCTGAactgcctttaaaatccagggcactagatggTCCAGCACTATACAGTTTTTAATAGTTAGGGCTTAgagagggaattcggacatagcttgGTTCTGTTGGTTGATGCGGGTCAAAGGCAGATTtcctttttgttctgtttacacagcattagaaacaaaacaagactctcacttttgactaaaaaaatccTTAGGGAATAAAAATCCATGTGACAAtgcagcgccccctgcagggCGCACCCCTGTTTCATACTGGTTGGGTActaaatgttctgtttgagaaaaataaagagccGTTGTCAAATatccaacaaataaaaactatttaaacacACCTTTACCTGATTAACCACAGGATCAAGACTTAGTGTGTTTTGATTTCTTAAAGTTGTgtagataaacattttttacatcttaCTTTTGTGaatttccataaaaatgtaaattaacgGCATAAACAGACTGTCAGTGGGGtttcatttcagctgtgggcgtGGCTTAGTTAAAAGATTTAGTTGTATTTAAATCTGGttgatttatatttgtttatctgCAGCTCGTCCAATGTTCATGAAACAAATTAACAGTCAGCATCCAAGCTacaacacaaatgtattttgcCTCTCAGATAGCAGGATCTTGACCTTTTCAAGGCCAGAATAAAACCAGCGGCTGCACTTTTGAACTGAAAACGGGTCACAGGAACCCAAAAGTTTCTCAGTCACCAATACCCAGTCGTAGTGGTTGTTCCACAGCTGAAGGTTTGTTTTAGGGTTTCATTCCAGAAATGCTGTATCAGAACATTAATAGTGGTTGGAGTCTAAGTAACTTATTGTAGTATCCTTGACCTCACCTCCGGAACCAGAACTTTGTTGGACCAGTTAACAGTATAACTTTCATTGAGCTATTTGGTGAATACCCTCCTAAATatggagtttatttttgttttatttgatgcaGAGCTATttataaattctaaaaataagagTTCTCACTCTGATGAGTCAAAGTTAATCACTGGTCCACAAAGCTCAACATTTCTAGGATAAGTACTAGTTACTAGTGGTGAGTATTGTAGTTTGATGTTCAGTGAACATTCATTGACAGACTTGGGTTTGTGTAAGATAGAATCAAGAATCGTCTGCATACTGCAGCATCAGGGAGACTTGCAAACAAAGAAATAGAAATAGAGATCCTTTATGTCGGGACTTGATTTCAGTGGATTATTTTCATAACAGCTCAGATTTTTCTGAAGACGGAGAATTCCAGATTGAGAAAAACACAGGTGATAGACCGTTAGGCGTCATTAATTTCATTCAGACTTTCATTCAGTTCTGATCTGATTTTCTGCAGTGATTTTAGACACGGAAGTGAAACACTTTCTTACTAGACATGGAATCTTTTTGTTGTGGTTTGAAGATGTTTGGATGATGAACTTTATTATGAAAGTCAACAGGAAGTGATGATATGAAAGTTATTTGATCAACTTTGATGAATATTTGTTAACAGATTTTACTTCtggacaaagaaaatattttatcattgaaaatgaaataaaaattaattaaagctTTCACTGCTagtatcatttttttagttttattgataaacatttttgcatgtATTTGACAAACATGTACAACATGAATCTCacataaacaacacaaacagcagctttatccCAGAGCACATGGCTTCTTTATGTTTAAGTGTTTATGGtctaaaagttcaaatgttAACATTAGACTGAACTAAAGATTTTGAAATAAGGAACTAATAAATTCTACATCTCACTTagcaaaaaaggcaaaaacacacCAAGAAAACAGTCATGGAAATAAAGACCGCTGAGCGTTGAAACCTGGAGGACAGTCGTTCGGTTTCTGCTCATCATTTCCTCTGGTGGACGTTCGAAGCTGTGGATTCAGACCTGCTGGTTCCACCTGGGAAGTTGTCCTGAACTCCGTCAGTTTTCTCTTGCCGTTTCTTGCTCCAATCTGAAGCACTTGTACAACCTTTACCAACTTTCCCGACCTTTAAACCAAAGAAACTACCGTCTTCAACCTTCTCTAGTCCTTCTCATCCTCAGATCATCTCAAAAAGTCTCAAACAGAGTCAGTAAAATGCTGTCAGACTCATTCCGCTCGCTTCTTCCCGAACACCGCAGACATGCTCCTGACGATTCCCCTGACGCCGGCCGAGCTCTTCCTGAGCGCCCGAGTCTCCCTCACCAGGTCCACCATCCGGTGGAACACCAGCAGGACGCCGTGGTACGTCTCTGCTGCCGACACTTCGAAGAAGCAGCAGCACTGCGTCAGAGCCAACAACCGGCCCTCCTCGCCGGAGACCCTACGGCGATGCTGCAGGTCCCGCTTGTTCGCCACGATGACCACCGGGCAGGACGCCGGTTTCCTGCTGCGCCGgatgagctgcagctgctgccgcACTGCCTCAAAGCTGCCGCGGTCGCAAATGTCATAGACCAGGATCATGCCGTCCGCCCACTGCAGCTGCTTCTCGCTGACCCAGCAGCCTTTCTCCTCTACCTGAGAGGAAGAATCTGGTTACAAACCACTGATTCTGACTTCACACATAATCTAAGGAGGATTTTCAGTTTGGGGTTTTTACTGTAGTTATGCTGATATTTGAAAGACAATTGTAAAGATGAGTCCACAGAGTTCACAAACCAGCAGACTGGTCCTCTGTTTGCCAAAATAAGCTTATGAATATGGACttctaaaaaacacattgaaatgTCTTCTATGTGCATGAGATGAAGCTACAGCATTTCACTTAAAATACCAGCACtggtatacatatatatttacatgATGTTACCATCTAACACTGTAGAGTAAACGTGTCCCCAATAGTGGCAGAAAAACTGAGGACCCCAGATTAACATATAAACAAGAACATTCACACTTTGTGTGTGACTTTCTGTgtgacattaacatttttttatgtgcatgAGATGAAGCTACAGCATTTCACTTAAAATACCTTCaatagtatatatatacatttacatGGTGTGACTGTTTAACACAGTGGAACAAAAGTGTCCCATAAAGTGGTGGAAAAACCAAGGACCTCGGAAGAACATGTAAACAAGAACATTCACACTTTGTGTTAAAATCTCTGTTAAAACttcaatgtgtgtgtgttaggtgtgtgtgtgtgtgtgtgttaggtgtgtgtgtgttaggtGCGTTTACCTGAGAGTCCCAGATGTTGATGCAGATTTCCTGACCATGAATTCTCTCCATCCGACTGTACACCGACtctgcaaacacaaataaactgaTTCAAGCATCCGTGGGCCACAGATGGACTCCATGTGTGGTCTGAAGACGAGAGACTCACCCATGTCTCCGTACTCTCCGATGAATCTTCTGGTGAGGAATCGGACGGTCAGAGCTGAAGACGAACACAGACGTTCACAGTGTGAGCCTCAGAAttctgtacatttaaaaaaactgttgtgtttCATCTAAAACTTTTCAAAGATAACTCCTCTCACCAGTCTTGCCAACATTGTGTGCTCCCATCAGCAGGATGTTTACTTCCCCCCTCTGCTGGTTTCCCTCCATCGCCTCCACTCGGCTTttctcctccaccaccatcagGACTTTCTTCTTGTGTTGTTGCAGTAGATCAACCGGCTGTTGGTCCTGCTCCTGATATActctgagggggcggggcttctgacGTGCTGCAGCTCTCGGTTGGTGGAGAGATTTTATCTGAGAGctggtctgtgtgtgtgtttatctgGCTTTGTGGGGACCACAGCCAGCGTTACCCTTCACACGAGGACCGTCCTGCATCACATTTTATTAGCAAACGTGTTAGCATGTCCACGCATGTAACGATGTCagattttaatcaaactttattgtaaCTCAGTCGGAATCTTTCAGATTTCAGGGACTTTGCTGATTgttgaaacatgttttatctGGATCCATTAAAGACTGAAGAGATCCACGTCTTCACTGTCTGCTTGCACATAAGGTCTAGGCAATGATGACCATCTGAGTGGATCAGGATGTGGTTCCTGGTCTGGGTTCTCCCTGTCCAGACTCCGGTTGGTAATGATCTGGACCTGGATGTTCACCCCCCatccagcaggtggcagtaTGACACCATTTCTGTGGTTCATTGTTCGGGTTTGTAATCACACAGAGCAAAGACCTTAATGGACtccaaaacagaacaaaaggcCTCATTTGATCAGGATCATCATTGGTCAGAATTACATTCAAATCCTTTCTTATTAGTGTAAAAGTATTGATTTACTTTAATGGATCAGATTAAACGGGTTATCTAAGGTGACAGTGAGGTAAACCTTTtgagtttgacagatttgtgtCCAAAGGTTTT from Oryzias melastigma strain HK-1 linkage group LG16, ASM292280v2, whole genome shotgun sequence includes the following:
- the zgc:171704 gene encoding ras-like protein family member 11B, with translation MVVEEKSRVEAMEGNQQRGEVNILLMGAHNVGKTALTVRFLTRRFIGEYGDMESVYSRMERIHGQEICINIWDSQVEEKGCWVSEKQLQWADGMILVYDICDRGSFEAVRQQLQLIRRSRKPASCPVVIVANKRDLQHRRRVSGEEGRLLALTQCCCFFEVSAAETYHGVLLVFHRMVDLVRETRALRKSSAGVRGIVRSMSAVFGKKRAE